CTATTGGGATAGCTATTTTACCATGTTGGGACTGGCAACCGATGGTCGGGTTGATATCATTAACTCGATGATTGATAACTTTGCTTACCTGATTGATACCATTGGGTTTATCCCGAACGGTAACCGGACGTATTATCTCACCCGGTCGCAACCACCTTTCTTCGCATTGATGGTAAGCCTGTTGGCACGATTAAAAAAGGATGACTCAGTGTATGTGCACTATTTGCCTTACATGGTTGAAGAATATCGGTTTTGGATGCACGGAGCCAATAATGTTAACGATGCCAAGTCCGCTTGTGGGCATGTCGTTCGGATGGATGGCGGAACTTTGTTGAACAGGTATTATGATAAAGGGGATTTTCCTCGTTCGGAAGCTTATCGCGAAGACGTTCAGACGGTAAAAAAAGCATTGGCTCTTAATCCATCACTGGATACATTGAAAATGTACCGCGATATTCGATCGGCTGCTGAATCGGGATGGGACTTCTCGAGCCGTTGGCTGAAAGAAGCTCCTGATGGCAGTTTTCCTTTGTATACCATGCATACTACAGACATTGTTCCGGTCGACCTGAATGCGTTGATGTACAACATGGAAAAGACCATTGCTCAAGCTTACAAGCTGAAGGGCGATTCGACTTCCTTTGCCCGGTATGAGCAAAAAGCACAGAATCGGCTGGAGGCATTGAACCAGTATTGCTGGAATGCTGATAAAGGATACTATTTCGACTACGATTATACCACGGGAAAACAGACAGGCATTTTTTCGCTGGCCGCTGTTTATCCTCTTTTCTTCCACATGGCTTCCGCCAAACAGGCTGCCGGAATAAAGGAAATGGTTGAGGACGAGTTGCTGAAGGCAGGTGGAGTGGCCACGACACCCTATAATACCGGTCAGCAATGGGATTCACCCAACGGCTGGGCACCACTGCAGTGGATGACCATTCAGGGACTCCGCAATTATGATTTTAACGCATTGGCGAACGAAATCAAACAACGCTGGATGAAGGTGAACGAGGAAGTTTATCACAAGTATCACCGCGTGGAAGAGAAATACAATGTGGTCAATCCGGAAGTGCCCGGTGGTGGTGGCGAATATCCCAATCAGGACGGTTTTGGATGGACGAACGGAGTTTATCAGCGACTGGCTGCTGAAAGGTAACCTTTTTTATATGTTGCTCGTCATCCCAAATTAGCTGTTCCGTTGAACAGCATAGATATGGAATGATTTTTTTTCGACAACATAAAGATTTTAATTAACTTACCAACTTTAACCTGCTAACCTGGACGCTTGTTTCATGATGATGAAAAACGTAACCCCGGAAGCTGACCTGATGCAAAACGACAGCGATATTGCTGAAAAGGCCTTTGATGATTTTCTCGCAATTATTTCGAGAGATGGTTCTTTCTCGATGTCTTTGTTATCTTTTCTTCAGAATTTAGCAAACGCCCGGGCCTTATCGGTTTTTTCCCGCTCCGGGGGAAAAGAATTCGACATTGTTTTTTCTAACCTTTCGGTTATCGTGCCAGATAACGAACTCCCCGATTGGTTTCCGGTCGTATATCAATGGAGCAACCATCGAAAGCCCCGGATAATCTCTTCGAAGGAAGAGAATACTTCGGATGGAAAAACAGTTCCTGCGGATTCACTTCCGGTATTTAGTCTTCCGTTATTGGGGGGCAACAGGTTAAATGGGATGATACTGTTCTGGGGGATTCAGAATGAGGCGACTATCGATGATGACAATTTTCAGCAATTGGCTAAGATGGCTCCGGTATTGACGCTGTTGGTTGAACAGACGGTTGAAAGGTTATCTAATGAAGCCGAAAACCATCAGGTTACTGAAGAAGGAGTTCTGCTGCCGGATAATTTTAGCTTACATTCTTCTCTTCTTGGACATGTTCCCGGTTTGATATACCGTTGCAGGAATGATGTAGACTGGACGATGGAATATGTGAGCCGTGGGTGTGTGAAACTCACCGGATATCAACCGGAAGAATTCATTAATAACCGGGTTATATCGTATGGTGAATTGGTTGTCGAAGAATATCGGGAGTCGCTGTGGAATGATTGGCAGCAGGCTATCGAAGAGAGAAGCGTTTATCAGGGCGAGTACCAGATTCGTACAGCCGATGGAAGTATTAAGTGGGTCTGGGAACAGGGAAGCGGAGTATACAATGGCGATGGCGAGTTGATTGCTCTTG
This Prolixibacter sp. NT017 DNA region includes the following protein-coding sequences:
- the treF gene encoding alpha,alpha-trehalase TreF, encoding MKNSYAFRQAIHRPFFWLLLTLLVASATSCQKQTPQPVDVGTPQALYGQLFYDVQKSDIFPDSKTFVDCVPKESPAEIRKAYETVADKDDTKVLKQFLEKHFIIPTYHPISSPDTLPIREHIRNLWSVLARQPDVAHSGTLIPLPNMYVVPGGRFREVYYWDSYFTMLGLATDGRVDIINSMIDNFAYLIDTIGFIPNGNRTYYLTRSQPPFFALMVSLLARLKKDDSVYVHYLPYMVEEYRFWMHGANNVNDAKSACGHVVRMDGGTLLNRYYDKGDFPRSEAYREDVQTVKKALALNPSLDTLKMYRDIRSAAESGWDFSSRWLKEAPDGSFPLYTMHTTDIVPVDLNALMYNMEKTIAQAYKLKGDSTSFARYEQKAQNRLEALNQYCWNADKGYYFDYDYTTGKQTGIFSLAAVYPLFFHMASAKQAAGIKEMVEDELLKAGGVATTPYNTGQQWDSPNGWAPLQWMTIQGLRNYDFNALANEIKQRWMKVNEEVYHKYHRVEEKYNVVNPEVPGGGGEYPNQDGFGWTNGVYQRLAAER